The Eubacterium maltosivorans genome includes the window TCGAACAAAAACTTGTAAATTCATGTATATTTATCTCGACATCTCTTCCCTTGTTATTTCTGAAAAAAGTTACCATTGCTTTTCTCTCCACTTCATTTAACTTATATATACATTATAGTACATATGCGTACTATTGTAAAGTGTTTTTAAGATAAAAAAAGACACGCATTTTTGCATGTCTCATCCTAACAAGTTAACTTTCTTTTTAAACTCCCGTACAACTTCCTCAATGGTCATTCCTTGGAGTCGATCCTGTGTCTGCTGAATAATGCCATTCACAACCCCGCCCTTGTAGAATACATCCAAGTAATAGCCTTTATACTCTTGTGCGATTTTCATCCTTCTTTCCCCCTTTCAATTTACTCGCTTTTCCACGAACCAGCATGGTTTTTCATAGTACACGTAAGATATGGCGTTTCCAATACGCACCTGAAAGCGTATCCCTTGGCCGCCTGCTTTGAGTGATGCAGCCTGCCGCACCTCGATAACCTCGTCAACCTTAAAATAACGGTTGTCCTCCCAGCCAATATACATGGGCACAATGCTGCCATTTTCTCTGATCTTTGCGATGACCTCGACGTATTTCTTTTCATACTGCATTTATCTTCTCCCCCTAGAAATAGCCTACCGGATGAATCACGTTGTCCCGTTTCGGGTCTAATTCGGACATTGTATCTCCCAGTGTAATAGCCCGGCGGACGATGTTATTCCCGAAGCGGCTCCGAAGCTTGTCGATGGTACTGTCAAGGCGCTCCTGCCGGATACGCTGTTCTTCGCTGCCGAATAGATCCAGCTGTACCGGTGTGGCGGCGCCGATCAGGTCGCACGCCCGGACGCCCAATGACCGAATGGCGGACTGGTCGGAAAAGTTATAATTGGCTTTAAACAGCTTAATGGCGGCTTCGGCCATCTCTCGGGTAATATCAGTGGGCTTATCCAGTTTAAGCTGTCTGGTGAAGCTCTGCAGGTTTTTATCCCGCACTGAAATGGCAAAGGTTTTGCATTTAAACCCAGCTTCTCTGGTGCGCATTGCTACAGATTCTGTAAGCATATATAATACCAATTTCACCTCATTTTCGCAAACCAAATCCCGCGGTGTGGTGATACTGTTTCCGATACTTTTAATCACTCTATCGTTGTCATTGTGCTGCGGATCAAAAAGCTTGACCTCGCTGATGTCGTGTCCGTTGGCAAATGTCCAGAGCACTTCTCCGATTTTTCCAAACCAGAGACGCAGCTCTGTAACGGGGACTTCTGCCAACCGCCCGACTGTATCAATGCCCCGTTTCCGCAGCTTTCTTTCTGTGGCCCGGCCGACATAGAGCAGATCGCCCACGGGCTTTTCCCAGACGATTTTTTTGTAATTCTCCCGGGTAATGTTGGTGACAGCGTCTGGCTTTTTATAGTCGCTGCCAAACTTGGCAAAAATCTTGTTCCATGAAACGCCAATGGAAACTGTAATCCCGAGCTCTTCTCGAATGCGTTTCCGGATTTCCTGGGCGATTTCCTCGCCGCTTCCGAACAAATGCACACTTCCGGTCACGTCGAGCCAGGCTTCATCGAGTCCAAAGGGCTCCACTTTGTCTGTATAAGAGTAGTAGATCGCCCTTGCCATCTTGGAGAACTTGGAATAGAGCGGATAATCGGGTTGAATGACAACCAGGCCGGGACATTTCTGCTTGGCCTCCCAGATGGCCTCAGCGGTCTTGACTCCGTGCTGTTTCGCCAGTTGGTTTTTGGCGAGAATAATCCCGTGGCGGTTCTCTGGATCACCCGCTACTGCCAATGGCAGGCCTGCGAGTTCTGGATGGTGCAGCGCTTCGACACTCGCATAAAAGCTGTTGCAGTCGCTGTGCAGGATAACTCTATCTTTTCTTTCCATTTTACTTCCCTTTCAAGAAAAGTTATTTCTCTTACATTTTACAAACATTCGTTCAAAAAGTCGAACGTTTATTTGCTTTATAGTTTCTTACACCATGTGGGAGTTTGATTTTAAGAAAACCTTATGGGCATATAGGTAGAAAAACAAAGTATGAAAAGGAGTGTCTAAAATGTGCGGACGATATGTTTTATATAGTGATAAGGAACAAGCGGAAATACGAGAAATAATCGAAGAAGTAAACCGTAAGCATAACTTAGCGGTCAAGAAGGGCGATATTTACCCCTCCAACATGGCGCCGATCTATGCGCCGACACCGGATCAAAATGGAAAGAGTTTGGAAGTAATGAAGTGGGGTTATGAAGTTTCTTTTAGAAAAGGGCTGCTGATTAATGCCCGTTCAGAAACTATTCTCGAAAAGAAAACCTTCAAAAAAGACTTTCTGGAACGGCGCTGCATTGTGCCGGCCATCGGGTTTTACGAGTGGGACAAGGAAAAGAACAAATATATTTTTCAAGCTGAGGACGATGAGGCTCTTTATATTGGCGGGGTGTTCCGGCAGCATGAAAACGAGTCGGAATATGTTATTCTGACCAAGGCACCCGTTGAACCTGTTGTGGCCATCCACGACCGGATGCCAGTGATTATACCCCATTCTAAAGCTGAGGAATGGTTGTATGATGCGAATGCTGCTATGGGGATGGTGACGCAGGATTATGTGCCTTTAGATTGCCAGATTGCAGAAAAATAAGCCGCGTTTTCCGCTTTCTGCACTCTATCATTCAAAAAACAAAAAACTCCCGATCCGAAGACCGAGAGCTCTAAAAAAGGAAAAGTTAATGGGGAGAGTAATTTGTATTTTAAAAAGTAAGAGGTATGTGTGTTCGAGATTAATTATACCCAGGTAATAATATTTTAAACATGAAAAAATAAAAAATCCCCTCGCCTCGGCAAGGGGATCTACGCTCATTTGTTAAATGTGACAACCGTATTATTCCAACTTCCGTTTAGCTTATTACCAAATGACGAAAAATTAGAATTCAATTCATTATTCAATGTTCCCAAATTAATCGTATTTCTTATCGTCCTATTTGTATTTTCGATACCAAGAACGCGATACAATTTCTCCACTTCACCGTTTTTACTGTTTCTCATGTTTTCCTCCTAGAATCTTTCGTTAAATCGTTATATTTATCTTGCCATTAAGCATGGTTAATAACAGCTTTATCGTTTTGTGACTCTATTATTTTTACCACATCAGAGCTTCCAATTGATAGCATGTATGCGTGATGTACACTTAAAACAGCATCTTGCAATTGACTATCGTCTTCTAAAGCGGTTACCTTAAGGCCAATTTTTTTACAAAATTCCATATTAAAATGCCGGCCATGCAATTTTGAATCGACATGCTCATTTAATTTACCTACTATCGTTGCAATCGTTTTTCTATCTTCGGGTTTTTCTTGATCAAACATACAAGAGCCCAACCAATCTTCCACTAATTTGCTCGATAATTCAATTGCATCAATGGCAGTTTTCAAAAAAGCCGCTGGATACTGTTGTAATTTAATAGCCCAATACTGAGTGTTTTGGGGATTTTCAGCAAGATCTTCTTTCGCTTCCTCAAACTCCATTTGGATATTATAAGCGGGGATTCCATTGAATTGGGGATCAATAGGGCCTAAGCTTGACTGCTTTCCCATAATAATTTCTTTTGCCGCACAAGCCATCATAGTCCCAGCAGACATAGCTAATTGAGGTACAATAACTCTTATATCCGAATTAAATTTACTTCTTAAATAACTAATAATTGCTTCTGCCGCAGCTGGTGATCCCCCAGGTGTATGTAATATAAGATCCAACCCCTTTGAACAATCCATACCTTTTAAAGAATTCATAAATCCTGTCATATCTAGATCATTAATATCTAGATTTCCGATATTACTATTTCCCCTTGATAGAAACGCAGAATAATACGCTATAGTGTTTCTCCCAGTATACCTTGACAAAAGTTTAAGATATTTCCGACGAATATAGTCACTTTGCGACATTGTTTCGTTTAATTCTCTCAAAATATCATCCCAACCTGCCATTACATACCTCCTACGGTTACTGTGCTATTAATTATATAACACTCCATAGAAGATTGCTACAGTAAAATATGAATTTTTATTGATACATACCCACATTCCAAAGATTATAACAAAACAGCCGCCCCAAAGGACGGCCAGAATACACGAGATTTACACGAGAAAATTAAAAGAATCGGCTATTCAAAGCCATTTTATCGCGAGATTTGCACGAGAAACCGCTTATAACTTGCGTAATACTACTTAAAAACTGGGGCCGTCATATTGCAGATGGACATACCCATCCCCAACGTATCCCCATGTAAAACCGCATTCCAAACCAATTTGTAGCAGTGTCTCATAATCCACGGCTCCCATAGCATTACAATCGAACGCCCGGCCTGCCATGTGCTTGCTCTCGCTGCTGCTGCCGGACAGCCAGTCATTATAGGTTCTACAACGTACGCCACTGGTCACCTGGATCGGCCCAATGCGGTCTCGTGTAGCTTGTAAGCAGTTGAGCGCTGTCAGGTTGATCATATCCGGCCAGTTCATACAGTCATCATCGTGTGGTGCGTTTGGGTCATCGGATACGGCGATGCCACACCCAAGCTCGCTTGAATTGAAATTTGCGGTCAACTGAATACCATTTGTCAAAATTTCTTTGGCTTTACGCTGGCATTGTTCACCCCAAATCGTGTCCTGATCCAGTCCATAATCGCCCTGAAAGCTGGCAATCGCCTTTCTGGAATAGCTATCTGATCCTTTATCTCCAAGTTCCCCATCAATACCTGATGGGCCTAAATCTTTACCGATTGCAGCTAAAAACTGCTGAATTGCTATATCACTCCATAATGTCATTTATTTGTCCTCCTTTGTTGTTACTCGACTTAATATTTCAGCCAGATCGTCATTACTGAGCGTTCTGGCAATTACTTCTTTTGCGCTTTCGTCAATGCTGCGCTTTTCCTGCGACACCTGGCTGTCTGTGGTCTTTGGCGTGGTTGGATCGACCACAATCCCCAGGAGCACAAAAAGCCCAAGAATCGCAGAAAGAATCTCGTTTAAGCCTGGAATATCAAATTCCAGCCCCAACCATT containing:
- a CDS encoding SOS response-associated peptidase, which produces MCGRYVLYSDKEQAEIREIIEEVNRKHNLAVKKGDIYPSNMAPIYAPTPDQNGKSLEVMKWGYEVSFRKGLLINARSETILEKKTFKKDFLERRCIVPAIGFYEWDKEKNKYIFQAEDDEALYIGGVFRQHENESEYVILTKAPVEPVVAIHDRMPVIIPHSKAEEWLYDANAAMGMVTQDYVPLDCQIAEK
- a CDS encoding SDH family Clp fold serine proteinase, with the translated sequence MAGWDDILRELNETMSQSDYIRRKYLKLLSRYTGRNTIAYYSAFLSRGNSNIGNLDINDLDMTGFMNSLKGMDCSKGLDLILHTPGGSPAAAEAIISYLRSKFNSDIRVIVPQLAMSAGTMMACAAKEIIMGKQSSLGPIDPQFNGIPAYNIQMEFEEAKEDLAENPQNTQYWAIKLQQYPAAFLKTAIDAIELSSKLVEDWLGSCMFDQEKPEDRKTIATIVGKLNEHVDSKLHGRHFNMEFCKKIGLKVTALEDDSQLQDAVLSVHHAYMLSIGSSDVVKIIESQNDKAVINHA
- a CDS encoding phage holin — protein: MDKINWKVRLQSKEFWMAVIAFIILVAQYVCKWLGLEFDIPGLNEILSAILGLFVLLGIVVDPTTPKTTDSQVSQEKRSIDESAKEVIARTLSNDDLAEILSRVTTKEDK
- the dinB gene encoding DNA polymerase IV, whose translation is MERKDRVILHSDCNSFYASVEALHHPELAGLPLAVAGDPENRHGIILAKNQLAKQHGVKTAEAIWEAKQKCPGLVVIQPDYPLYSKFSKMARAIYYSYTDKVEPFGLDEAWLDVTGSVHLFGSGEEIAQEIRKRIREELGITVSIGVSWNKIFAKFGSDYKKPDAVTNITRENYKKIVWEKPVGDLLYVGRATERKLRKRGIDTVGRLAEVPVTELRLWFGKIGEVLWTFANGHDISEVKLFDPQHNDNDRVIKSIGNSITTPRDLVCENEVKLVLYMLTESVAMRTREAGFKCKTFAISVRDKNLQSFTRQLKLDKPTDITREMAEAAIKLFKANYNFSDQSAIRSLGVRACDLIGAATPVQLDLFGSEEQRIRQERLDSTIDKLRSRFGNNIVRRAITLGDTMSELDPKRDNVIHPVGYF
- a CDS encoding D-Ala-D-Ala carboxypeptidase family metallohydrolase translates to MTLWSDIAIQQFLAAIGKDLGPSGIDGELGDKGSDSYSRKAIASFQGDYGLDQDTIWGEQCQRKAKEILTNGIQLTANFNSSELGCGIAVSDDPNAPHDDDCMNWPDMINLTALNCLQATRDRIGPIQVTSGVRCRTYNDWLSGSSSESKHMAGRAFDCNAMGAVDYETLLQIGLECGFTWGYVGDGYVHLQYDGPSF